In one Culex quinquefasciatus strain JHB chromosome 2, VPISU_Cqui_1.0_pri_paternal, whole genome shotgun sequence genomic region, the following are encoded:
- the LOC6036876 gene encoding signal recognition particle receptor subunit alpha homolog: protein MLDLFTIFTKGGIVLWCFRGTNQLFAPPVNALIRSVILQERSGVYDHDGLSLQYKLDNEFELVFVVAFQKILQLSYIDKFLSDVHLEFRDKYKNDLRAENRNYTNFEFQADFSRILAAAEKWGKKQATLPKQMRSYEDSHKSKKTVASMIERRGGEEKPATKKSVKIVEAKREEQENIAPMANGSGGNEDLIMENRKKMMEKLSGKKGGGGKVDKQKSPKSPPQKSGKQMRVWELDGKSKDLPNLDRCKDRPEDIKSDFSSTDKMIGSMKGGIQDLEVESDNDYSEEEEDDDDDEATVTPAAKKSGGMFSLFKGLVGSKNLSREDMQPALDKLKDHLISKNVATDISHKLCESVAVKLEGKVLGTFDTIAATVKNTLTEALVQILSPKRRVDILRDCMEAKKNKRPYVMSFCGVNGVGKSTNLAKICFWLIENNFNVLIAACDTFRAGAVEQLRTHMRHLNALHPPEKHGGRSMVQLYEKGYGKDAAGIAMEAIRHANDTGVDIVLIDTAGRMQDNEPLMRALAKLIKVNEPDLVLFVGEALVGNEAVDQLVKFNQALADYSSNENPHIIDGIVLTKFDTIDDKVGAAISMTYITGQPIVFVGTGQTYTDLKKLNAKAVVHALMK, encoded by the exons ATGTTGGACCTGTTTACCATCTTCACCAAGGGCGGCATCGTCCTGTGGTGCTTCCGCGGAACAAATCAACTTTTCGCACCGCCAGTCAATGCGCTGATCCGGAGCGTGATCCTACAG GAACGTTCCGGAGTGTACGATCATGACGGGTTGTCGCTGCAATATAAGCTGGACAACGAGTTCGAGCTGGTGTTTGTGGTGGCGTTCCAGAAGATTCTGCAGCTGTCGTACATTGACAAGTTCTTGAGCGATGTGCACCTGGAGTTCCGGGACAAGTACAAGAACGATTTGCGAGCGGAGAATCGCAACTATACGAACTTTGAGTTCCAGGCGGATTTCAGTAGGATTTTGGCCGCGGCGGAGAAGTGGGGCAAGAAGCAGGCGACGCTGCCGAAGCAGATGCGTAGCTACGAGGACTCCCACAAGTCGAAAAAGACCGTTGCTTCGATGATTGAGCGCCGAGGTGGTGAGGAGAAACCGGCCACTAAGAAATCAGTTAAGATTGTCGAGGCCAAGCGGGAGGAGCAGGAGAACATTGCTCCGATGGCGAATGGTTCAGGGGGGAACGAGGATTTGATCATGGAGAACCGGAAGAAGATGATGGAAAAGTTGAGCGGAAAGAAGGGTGGCGGCGGTAAGGTGGACAAGCAAAAGTCCCCGAAGAGTCCGCCGCAAAAGTCGGGAAAGCAAATGCGTGTTTGGGAATTGGACGGAAAGTCGAAGGATTTGCCCAATTTGGACCGGTGCAAGGACAGGCCGGAGGATATCAAGAGTGACTTTTCGTCGACGGATAAGATGATTGGTAGCATGAAGGGAGGCATTCAGGATTTGGAGGTTGAAAGTGACAACGATTATTcggaagaggaggaggatgatgatgacgacgagGCGACTGTGACTCCGGCAGCGAAGAAATCCGGAGGAATGTTTTCGCTATTTAAGGGGCTGGTGGGATCGAAGAATCTTAGCCGGGAGGACATGCAGCCCGCGCTGGACAAGCTGAAGGACCACTTGATTTCGAAGAATGTGGCCACCGACATTTCGCACAAGTTGTGCGAATCAGTTGCCGTCAAGCTGGAGGGCAAAGTGCTGGGCACGTTTGACACTATCGCGGCCACCGTCAAGAACACGCTGACGGAAGCTCTGGTTCAGATTTTGTCCCCGAAGCGACGCGTGGACATTCTCCGTGATTGCATggaggcaaaaaagaacaaacgtCCGTACGTGATGAGTTTCTGCGGCGTAAATGGCGTCGGCAAGTCGACCAATTTGGCCAAGATCTGCTTTTGGTTGATCGAGAACAACTTCAACGTGCTGATCGCCGCTTGCGACACATTCCGAGCCGGTGCCGTCGAACAGCTGCGCACTCACATGAGACACTTGAACGCATTGCACCCGCCGGAGAAGCACGGCGGACGCAGCATGGTGCAGCTGTACGAGAAAGGATACGGCAAGGACGCCGCCGGCATCGCTATGGAAGCGATCCGTCATGCCAACGACACTGGCGTCGACATCGTGCTGATCGATACGGCCGGCCGTATGCAGGACAATGAACCGCTGATGCGAGCGCTGGCCAAGCTGATCAAGGTCAACGAGCCCGATCTGGTGCTGTTCGTGGGAGAAGCCCTCGTCGGTAACGAAGCCGTCGACCAGCTGGTCAAATTCAACCAAGCCCTGGCGGATTACTCATCGAACGAAAATCCTCACATCATCGACGGCATCGTGCTGACCAAGTTTGACACCATCGACGATAAG GTGGGAGCCGCCATCTCGATGACGTACATCACCGGCCAGCCGATTGTGTTTGTCGGCACGGGCCAGACGTACACCGACCTGAAGAAGCTGAACGCCAAGGCCGTCGTGCACGCGTTGATGAAGTAG